ATGGTGTGTAGTGTTGATTCTAATGACTTATTTAAAGTATAACGTAAAATCATTACTGGACGAATATGTTGTAAAAAGGGCAATTTTAAGCTTTCATCACTATTATTAAATCTCCATTTAAATTCAGGGAATGAAATGTTTTTATACTTATTTTCCCAAATGTATTTCAAATCAAATTCATAAATGGGCATCATATTTGAACTTGATTTGTCAACAATTAATGTGGCAAACTGCTCATATTTTTTCAGGTTTAATTTCTTTTGGCCTTCATTATCTACTCTATAATATTCCCGACCGAATATTCCTCGAGGTCTTGCAACAAAAGGAGAGTATTTTACTATATTTGTGAAATCTTTTTCGATTAATAATAAAGCCGTTTTTAATTTCCCATCAATATCACTATCTTCAATTTTATTTGAACTATTGAAAATATAAGCAAAATCTTCAACGTTTACTAATAAATTACGAGATTTCTTCTCTTTATAAACAGCTAAAATTTTCTCAATTACCATTAATAAGTGTGATTTACGTAATGTTGACATGCTATGCAGGCTATTTATATATGAGAAATCATGCTCTAAGTAATCAAAATAGGCATCGCCTTCAATGTTCGTACTACGAGCAGCGCGTCCAATTTCTTGTATATAATCACATACATTACCTGTAGGTGCAAAATGATATACGTTATTAATATCCTTAATATTTATTCCCATACCAAATGCTTTTGTAGCAAACATTACTTGATTTTCACCGGATTGGAATTTATTAGAGTTTGAATGTTTTTCTTCCTTTTCGAGCTTCCCATGATATTTAGTTGTTTTTTTGTATAACATTGGATGAGAACTCTCTAGATAGCTCATGAATGTATCAATTAAAGGTACAGTTGGAAAATAAACAAGTACTTTTTCGTTTTGCGAAACAAGTTTTTTTATTCTTTTAGTCATTAAATCAAACTTAATCTTACGATACTCATTTAGTGTCATTTTCTTTTCTGCAGCTTGAAGGTGAATATCTATATCATCGCGACGAACTTTTCCTAAATAGATAATGGGATCTACTAAGCCTAAACTATCACGAGTTTCTTTATACATATCTTCTTCACCACCATAAATGGCTGTAGCAGTAAATGTCGCAATTGGGAAAGGCATTTCTTTGCGAAGTTTCTGCAAATATGTACCTAAATACCAATAATCTGAACGGAAAGCTTTTCCCCATGTAGTGACAATATGTGCTTCATCAATAACAAAAAGTCCTACTTTTGTTTTATCACCAATTAAGTATCTTATATCTGAACGATTTATTAATGTTTCCGGAGAAATATATAGTATTGCAATTTCTTGATTTGCGATCCGACGTTGGATATCAATTTTTTCCGCAGGAGTAATATTAGAGTTTATGGTTGCAACATGTTTAATGCCACTTTCTTTTAATCCCTCAACTTGGTCATTCATCAAACCAATAAGAGGAGAAATTACTATGGTTAAATATTTATGTTTTTCGTGTAATATTAAAGCTGGTAATTGAAACATTAAAGATTTACCTGCCCCAGTGGATGATGTAACAAAAATATCACGTAAGCTACCTGTATTTCTTGCATTTCCTACTTGTTCTAAAATATCATCAATAATCTGTGATTGCTGTATGTTAATTGTTTCTTTTGATGTTTCAGGGTCGCAATACATTTCCAGGGAATTAAATGATGAATATCCAAAATACTTATCTAAGTAAGGAATATATTCCCGTTCATTGACACTTTTTTTAGTGAGTGCATGTTTAGTGAAAGAAAATAGTAGATTTTCACGTAATAGTTGAATAATTGCTAATCGTTGTAAATAATTGTTGTTGAATGCATCAAAATTTGTAGAGTGTACTATTTCTACATGCTTAATATTCTGGTTATTTAAAAGATTTAAGGTGAATTGAATAAAGTCGGTATCATCTTCAGATAGACTATATGTGATATCATAATTGTTTAAACCCAGATCATGCATTTCAAGGTTAGTATCAATGTTGTAATATGGTATCCATTCAATAGCATCTAAATCTGTAGTATATGCTGCAAATAGTTTAGAGTGTATTAATTTCAAGCTATTATAAAATTCTGATACATACTCGAAATTTTCGGATTTTATATTTTCATCTTCATCTTCAAAATCTAGCAATAGTTGTTGAGAGTCTTCGAAGCTATAAAAAATAGGGAAAATTCTATCATAAAAATTATTAAAAATAAAATGGGTATTGAAAAATGTTTCTATTTGTCCTTTAAAACAAAATTGATATTCTTCCATAGTTACCCATAAAAAAGGTACCTGCAGTTGGCTTTTTGTTAAGATCAGTTGGAGAATTTCACTTGATTTTTGCAACCGATTTAGATCAGTGGGAAAAGGGTAATCAAGAAATTTGTATGCAAATAGCTTAGAGACTTGTTCCGGCTCAAAACCGATGAAAACTACTAAATCTTTTTTTTCGGAATCTACTGAGGCTAACTTAATTTTAGATGAAATAACTTCTTCTAGTAAAATAGTATTCATACAATACACCTCTCAAAATGATATGATATAATTCATTATAACTATAAAAAGAATATTCTGGAAGTGATAGGATGAGGAATAGGGAAGTTAAAAATGATGATTTAGAATTTAGTTTGTTAAGTTTTATTGAAAAACATCAAAAGGAAAAACACCTTGATACAATCAATATGTTTAATTCTTTTAAAGATAATATATTCTTATTAAGTGAATTAGAGGATTCGAAAAATGAAGAATATTGTATGGGATTGATTAATCAGATAGTTAAAAATAACCAACGTCTTGTACAAAAAATTGCCAATAAATATAGAGGGCAATCAGGTACACTTAATTACGAGGATCTTGTAAATGAAGGGAATCTTGGATTGTTAAAGGCTATTGAAAAATTTGATGTATCAAAAGAAATACAATTTTCTACTTATGCTACTTGGTGGATAAGACAAGCGATTACTCGAGCAATTGCAAATAAATCATTAAATGTGCGAGTACCAGTTCAACGTTTCGAGAAAATCAGGAAAATGCGTAAACTGGAATCTAAAATGGTCACAAATTCTGATTATAATTTTGAAGCCATGTTAAACGAACTTGATATTTCAAAAGAACAGTACAATGAATTAAAACTCTATGAGGTACAATTCTTTAATATGAACTCTGTTAATGCACCTATGAGTGAAAATGATGACAGTGAACTGTTGGCTTTTATAAGTGCTAATTCAAATGATAATTTTTTGTTTACGGAATCAGAAAAAGATTTTGATGTCGAACTTTCAATAAACCAAATTTTTCTCAGGAAAGATTTAGAAAAAGCCCTTTCTTCATTGACAGATCGTGAATATAATGTGCTTTCATTAAGATTTGGGTTAGGAGATGGACATGAACATACGTTAGAAGAAATAGGTTGTATATTTGGGGTAACTCGTGAACGAATTCGTCAAATTGAGGCAAAAGCACTTAACAAGTTGCGTACACCTAATAATATTAAATTAATTTATGATTATTATATTGAATAATAATTTCTGAATTTATACATATTATGAAGTTAAAGCTACAAAGGATAATCTTAGAAAAGTAAATTTTGATTAGAGTGTCATTACTAATTTAATTAATAATATATAGAAGTAATAAAAATTAATTTAACTCATCTCAAAGTGAGGTAGAAAGTATAATCCCCACTATCCGAATTCCAAACCCTCTTCACAACGGAAGAAGAAAACTATATAAAAGAAGCAATGAAGCAGTTTAACACCTAGTTAAACTGCTTTTCCATTATAATAGAAGAAAAACCAAACGGAGGAAAATCCCATGCCAACCTACAACAAACTAATCAGAAACAAAATCCCACAAATAATAAAAGCTAACGGAAAAACCCCCACAACAAGAATCCTACCCGAAGACGAATACATAACCGAAATCTGTAACAAAACACAAGAAGAACTAACCGAATACCTAGAAGCAACAACAAAAGAACATAAACTCGAAGAACTATCCGACCTACTAGAACTAATCAACGCCCTAGCCGAACACGAAGGCACAACACTAGAAGAAATCAACAACATCCGTAAAAAGAAAGCGAAAGAACGAGGCGGCTTTTCAAATCGAGTCTTCTTAATGGAAGTAACCGATAACTAGCACCTCATAATCCCCTTACAAGCACCTACCAAGTAATAAATCACTAAGAAAAAACATAACAAAACAAAAACAACTACAAACACCGTAGTAGTAGTCAAAAAAAATTTTGAAATAACACGCCAAAAACCCACCCCTCCTTCCTATATATAGTACATAGAGGGAATTTTCATTTTTGAATGGAGACGGGAGGGATTGGGATGGCGGTGTATCGTAATGTGCAGGTGAATTTTTGGCAGGATGATTTTGTTTTGGATTTGACGCCGGAGGAGCGGTATTTTTATGTTTACTTATTAACTTGTTCGAAGACGACGCAATGCGGGATTTTTCCTTTTCCGAAGCGGTTAGCTGAGATGGAGACGGGTTATAACAGGGAGACTGTTGATAAGCTTGTGCAGCGCTTTGTTGATTATGGGAAGATTCTTTATGATGCGGATACGCGGGAGTTATTCGTTTTGAATTGGCTTCGTTATAATCCGGTGACGAATACGAATGTGGAGAAGTGTGTGCTTCGTGAGCTTAAGGGTGTGAAGAATAAGGAGTTTGTACATATGTTTCTTCAGAAGTGCGTAGAGGAGGAACTGAATGTTCCGATGCTTTTAGCTCATTTCGGTATGCCGAGTGATTTGGCGGTTCATGATGTTGATCCGGTTTGTGAAGAGGCGGAAGAAGAGGTTATAGAGGAAGAGACGGGAAGTCGCGTGTTTTCTTTTTATGAGCAACATTTTGGTAGTTTGTCTCCGTTTGCGGTGGAGGAACTGAGTGCGTGGCTGGTTGATTTGTCAGAGGAGCTTGTGCTGAAGGCTCTTCAAATTGCATTTGAGAATAATAAGCGAACGGTTGCTTATGTGAAAGGGATTTTGCGTGGCTGGCACGGGAAGGGATTTACGAAAGTGTCGGAGGTTGAGGCGGATACGGCTCAGTTTAGGAAGAAGGAGTCGTCTGTTAGTACTGGGGAGACGGAGGAGTTTTTGACGAGGTGCGAGGAGTGGGAGAAGAATGCACTGTCAGAGGAAGAGTTGCAGCGCTTTTTAGCGGAACGCGGGTGGCGGCCATGAGTATTCAAAATATGGAGGCGGAAAAGACGGTGTTAGGTTCTCTTTTAATTGATGGGGAGCTTATTAAGGAGTGCCGTTTGACGGAGCATTATTTTTCTATGCCGGTGCATAAGTCTATATTTCGGTTAATGCGAAAAATTGAAGATGAAGGGCAACCAATTGATCTTGTGACGCTCGTTTCTCGGATGAATCCTAATTTTTTGGAGAATATCGGGGGAATGGAGTATTTTATAGCATTAATAGAGGGTGTGCCTACGACTAGCAACTTTTCTTATTATGAGGGGCTTGTTCGAGGTGCGTGGAAAATGTATCAGGCTGGCGTTCTCGGGCACAAGATGGGAGAGCGTCTTATTGCGGAGAAGAATGAGAAAATTATTGGTGAGACGATTACGGCGCTTTGTGAGTTAGAGGAAAAGGACTATGTATGTGAGTTTGATTTGAAGGATGCTTTAGTTGGGCTATATGAGGAGCTTCATCAAGATACGAAAGAGAATACTGGTATTGAGACTGGTTATACATCGTTAAATAAGATGACGTGCGGATTGCAGGAAGGTGATTTTGTCGTTCTTGGAGCGCGTCCTTCTATGGGAAAAACGGCGTTTGCGTTAAATATTGCACTGCATGCGGCGAAGTCTGGAGCGGCAGTTGGATTGTTTTCGTTAGAGATGAGTAGTAAGCAATTGCTAAAAAGGCTGGCGTCTTGTGCGGGCGAAGTGTCAGGAGGTAGGCTGAAAAATCCGAAGCATCGTTTTACGATAGAAGACTGGGAAAAGGTGAGTAGGGCGTTTGCGGAGATTGGTGAGTTGCCACTTGAGATTTATGATAAGGCAGGCATTACAATGCAAGATATTTGGATGCAGACTCGTAAGTTAAAGAGGAAGCACGGTGATAAAAAGCTGTTAGTTATTGTAGATTATTTGCAGCTTATTACGGGCGATCCGAAGCATAAGGGTAATCGATTTCAAGAGATTAGTGAGATTTCTCGTAAGCTTAAGTTATTAGCGCGTGATTTACATGTTTGTATAGTAGCATTGTCACAATTGTCTCGTTCCGTAGAATCACGTCAAGATAAGCGTCCGCTTTTATCGGATTTAAGAGAGACGGGACAAATTGAGCAAGATGCGGATGTCATTATGCTTATGTATCGTGAGGATTATTATGATAAGGAAACGATGCAGAAAGAGATGACGGAGATCCATGTGGCGAAGCATCGGAATGGACCTGTGGGTAGTTTTAAGCTGAGGTTTTTGAAGGAGTTTGGGCGGTTTGTGGAAGGGGGGAATTAAGTGCTGAGAAAAAAGTTGCGAATCATTATATTACTTGTTTTGGTTGTCGGAATAGGCGTAATTGGTTATAGATTACTAGGCCCTTTTATAGATGGGCGAAGTATTATTATAGCCATACTGCTTTTACAGATCTTTCAAATGAATCGATTGGAAAGATGAAGCTTCATGATAATATTTCTAAAGATTCTTTTAGAGAACAATATGGTGAGCCTATCGGCAAGAAAGAGAACGTATTATATGATTATTACTCTTGGGAGAACGGAGTAGAAACGGCTTCGATTATGAAAGGAAAAGAGAAGGGGAAGATTGTTCGTTTAATAATTGGAGAAAATACAGACCTTAAGACGGCAAAAGGGATCGGGCTTGGTAGTACGAAGCAGGATGTTATTAATTCGTACGGTTCGAATTATTATGAACGGACGGAACAGGGTACTACTATTATTGGCTATGCTGATCATAAACTTCATATAACAATTGAGTTTTGGTTAGGAGAAGGGAAGGTAGGGCATATTCGTTTGGACGATGCGGATGTTGAATAAGAGCAGTGTTTATATTACGCCTTTTTTATGTCTTGTGACATAATGTGACAAATTTTGAGTCGGAGCTTTGTTAAGATTGGCTTGGGAATATTGCGTTATATGTAATGGGAGGTAATTAAAATATTAAAAAAGTTAGGGATAATTGTTTGAGGTAGTGCTTTGGGATTAAATTTAGTAGCTTGTGATGATTCTATAAAAGAAGCTGCTAATAAGACAGGTGATCCTTTAACTGGTGACGGTGGGGATACATACGAAGATGGGATCGCGAAGTTTGGAGAACCGGATAATAAAGCGGAATCTCAAGCTGGGGATATTAAAATGATTATTGCTAGATGGTCAAAAAATATTAATGGTGACCTTGGAGCGAATGTTAATGTTACATTTACTGAAAAAGATGGACAAAAACTTGCTACGAGCAAAGCACAAATGGGAATGAAATAAAGGAAGGATAGGATATTCAAAATGAAACGTACAACAGAATTTGTATTAGGACTTATTGGTGGTATTTTCGGTATTTTATGCGCATTTATTGCGTTATTTATTGGTGGGCTTGGTTCTGCTTTAGATGCGGATGGAGCCAATACACTTATCGGTTTAGGATGGGGAAGTGTTCTTCTCTCTATATTAGGAATTTGTGGATCTGTTGTAGTGAAGAATAGAGCTAAGCTTGGCGGTGCGATGATGACAATCGCTGCAGTTGGTGGATTAATTTGTATTTCTTTCTTTTATATTTTACCAGCCATTCTCCTATTTATTGGTGGGCTAATGGGGATTTTGCGTAAAGAGAAAGTGCTAGTTTCTGCATAATGAAGGGGAACTGTTATATGCAGTTCATCTAGTCTATGTAAAACAATAGGTTGAAAATCTAAATGCCCGACTATTATATGGAATAATAGTCGGGCATTTGTTTTTTCTAATGAACCGCAGATGTATGTAGTTACCTATTCTATATTCTTTTTATAACTCACCCGCAACAACCCCTTAAAATCCACCTCAGCAATCAACACACTTAACAGTATAAGCGTTGCCCCTAAGTATCCTTTCCCTGTGAGCGTTTCACCTGTGAAGAAGAAGGCAAACCCTGCGGAAAAGACAGGTTCTAATGAAAAGATAAGTCCTGTATGTGTAGGCGTAGTGTATTGCTGGGCGATAACTTGCACAATGAATGCGACTGCGGTGCAAAATATGCTTAAGGCTAAGATGATCAGCCATGAGTCGATAGTGCCAGGAAGTTTTGGGGTTTCCATCACTAATGAAAAAATAAGACTAAATAGGCCGACAAAACCAAGTTGTACTACCCCAAGTGCAATTGAATTCACATGTTTCGTTACGCTTCCAGTAATGATGACGTGAATCGCATAAAATAAGGCAGACAGTATGCAAAAGATATCGCCGTTACCGATCTTGAATTCACTAGTTAATGTTAGTAAGCCGATTCCTATTATCGTTAACACAATTCCTAATATAACTTTCTTTTCAGGAATGTGTTTTAAAAATATAGCTGATAATATTGGAATGAAAATGACTGTGAGACATAGTAAGAAACCTGCATTAGATACACTTGTATACTTTGTACCGAATGTCGCAAAAATATAGACGATAAATAAAACGGAAGCCAATATAAATGCATATTTTACAGTTTTAAAATCAACTTTGAATAAATGTTTGTAAAATATTAAACCTGATAAAAGAAAGGCAATAATAAATCGTAATGCGATTAAATTATATTCTTCTATGTCATCAAGTCCAAGCTTTGTAAGTAGGATGGATGCACCCCAAAAAAATGTAACTAGTAGTAGCATTAAATCAGCTTTTAATTGAATTCTCATTTCTATTCCCTCGTTATGTATAATTTGTAATACCCGTAGCTCCATTGTTTATTTTAATATTAATTCTGAATATTTGGAACAAAAATTTATCGACGCATTTTTCTCCATCAAATGGTGTGGAATCAAAAACGAAATCATACCAATTGATGGACGATGTGATGAAGCCTTTTAATCCTCTTTTGAAGCGATTTTATGAGTAGCTTGGAAGAGCGATGGTGCGAGTTGGGAAAGATGGATATTCCCATTCGGTTATTGAAAGTTCGGATTTGAAGAAGCTCGGTATGTAATAGTATGTATATAAAAAAACGCCTATTTCATATGGGCGTTTTTTTGATGTTGAAGTTATTCCTTTTCAAACTGAAAAATATCCCGATTAATGAGTTGGTGGAAATGTTGATCCATTTCTGCCGCAGAAACTTTTCTTTCATTTTGAAACCACCATGTGCTTAATGAGGTGATTACTCCTGAATAAAATTCAGTGATTAAATCATTTGGCATCGTATGGTTTTTGCAAAGTTGATTTAACGCTTCTGTTTCTTGTTTTCTTGTTTCGTGACTTAAATAATGTATGCGGCTATTAAATTGTTCATCAGACATTTGCGTCTCTAATATTTTACCGATTTCTTCATGATGTAGGAATTGTTCCATTACTTGAAATGGCTTACTTAAACGATATGAAATCGGTATTTCAGCAATCATCGTTCCATATCGTTTAAATCCAAATGCTAATAAAGCATCTTTATCTTCAAAATGTTTATAAAAGGTTGTTCGGTGTACCATCGCGCGATCACATATTTGGTTAATGGTGATAGAACTATATTTCTGTTTTGATTGCGTCATTAATTCAAATAAGGAATCCCACAGTAATTTATGTGTACGTCTAATACGTAAATCAAGCTGTTTTTCACTATCGTTCATCTACAATTCTCCTTTTTTGTAGATTAAATATACAATGGTTTTAAATTGATTCTCCCTTTTTAATCTACATATGTATATTATATTACATGTGTTCCGGTTTATCCCGCATTAACGGGCAGTAAAACTCCCACCTCAAAATTCGGCTGGAGCAAAGAAGTTAGGTGGGAGATCAACTGCCCGTAAAAGCCCGATTGGTTCAACTAATAATCAGTGGGGGATGAACAACCCCCCCACTGATTAAAGTTTCACTTTATATAAAGCATTTTAAGTAAAAAACAGGAGGAGAATCAATACATGAATATGACAACTAAGAGCCCTGCAAGTGGCAAAGTTGATACTTCTAATATGAAACATACGCCCATTTTAATTGCATTACTTTTAGGGGCAATGGTTGCATTATTAAACGAAACATTACTTGGTAATGCGTTAACGGTATTAATGAAAGAATTTGACGTAACAGCTTCAACAATCCAATGGCTTTCTACAGCATACATGTTAGTAGTGGGTGTGCTGGTACCGATTACAGCGTTACTTCAGCAATGGCTCACAACGAGACAAATGTTCTTGATCGCTATGGTAACATTTTTAGTCGGTACATTAATTGCGGGATTTGCACCGACATTTTCCGTTTTATTAGTCGGCCGTATCGTCCAAGCAGTAGCGACGGGGTTAATTTCACCGTTATTAATGAATACGATTTTAATTATTTGTCCACCTGAAAAACGTGGTGCCACGATGGGGTTAATCGCACTCGTTATGATGTCAGCTCCAGCAATTGGTCCTACATTATCTGGAGTAATCGTTGATTCATTGAATTGGCGCTGGTTATTCTACTTTGTCGTTCCAATCGTAATTATTTCCATTGTAATTGGAATGAAGTACATTCAAAATGTTTCAGAGTTAACAAGGCCAAAAGTAGATTATCCATCTATTCTTTTATCGACGTTAGGATTTGGCGGGATTGTGTATAGCTTTAGTGCATCAGGTGACTTAGGGTGGTCTGATCCGAAAGTGTATGGTGTTTTAATTGTTGGGCTTATATCACTATGTATTTTTGTCGTGCGACAATTAAAAATCGATAATCCAATTTTAGAACTACGTGCTTTTAAAGTTCCGATGTTTACAATATCAGTTGGATTAATCGTCATTGTTATGATGTCGTTATTTTCAACGATGACTTTATTACCGATGTTCTTGCAAACAGTTTTACTCGTTACAGCTTTTAAATCAGGAATTATAATGCTTCCGGGAAGTATTATTAGCGCCATAATGGGACCAATCGCAGGTAAACTATTTGATAAATTTAGCCCGAAAGTTGTTATCGTTCCCGGTATTGTGTTAGTAGGGATTGCAATGTTCTTATTTAAAGGCATTACTCCTGACACATCAATGGTACAAATTATTATTATGCATAGCGTATTAATGGTTGGACTCATGTTTGTAATGACAGCACAAACATACGGTTTAAATCAATTAACACCAGATTTATATCCGCACGGAACAGCACTGTTTAATACGTTACAGCAAGTAGCTGGCGCAATTGGTACGGCTATCTTTATTTCGAAAATGTCTTCAGGAACAACTCAGTATATGGAAAGCTCAGCAAATCCAATGGATCTAGTAGAGAAGTTAAACGGTTTAACATCTGGATTCCAAGGTGCATTTACACTAGGGTTAATCTTTATTGTTGTTGCTTTTATCGTATCGCTATTCTTAAAAGAAGAGAAAAAGGGAGTAGAAGCAGCGGGGGTTTTACAGAACGAAAATTAAGGTTCATATATGAAAGCTATGGTAAAGTTTTCAAAATAAAAAGGAGGTGTCACTGAGTCAAATAAATCGACTTATAGGACAGCTCCTTTTAAGTTTTAGGAACTAAAGATGCTTCAATGATGTATCGATCTGGAGCATCGCCGATGTAGTTGAAAGGGTAACATGTTGTTAATGTTAATGTCGGTGTATCTTTCTCTACAATAACGGTACGATCTTCCGCGTCTGTTATCCAATGTTTGTTAATGTTGTATGTATAGGTATTATTTTCGTATTCTACAATAAGTTGGTCATTTTCTTTTAGCTGATCTAGTTCGGTAAATACAGTATCTCGATGGCCACTTAAAACTGTATGGCCATTTCCAGATGGTGCAGTCGTTAATTCACTTACAAACATGCCCACACCTTTTTTTAGTACTTTATCGTCAGCTCCCCAATATATGGAGTATTTCTTTTGTATTTTAGGAATGATTAAATATGCTACTTTTTGACCTAATTGATGATTTACTTCTGAAGACGGAATTTGCACAATTTCTTCGTGGGTTTGAGGAGTTTCTATTGTATCGTTCTTGTCTTCAGGAGGTGCTGTGATTGGTGTTTGAGTTTCGTATTTCTTTATTTCACTAGATGCTAAAGATTCGGCCGAGCTTCTAGCACTATACCATTCTATAAAACAATAAGAAAAAATCGAAATTCCAACTATAAATAAACATAACCCTATCCATTGATTTATTTTCATTTATATCACTCCATTTTAAAAGGACAGGGGAATCCTGTCCTTTAAAGGAATTATTTTACGCGTTTGTTTTTTTACGACGGAACATTAATACAGATCCAATTGCAGCTAAACCTAAGCTTGCTAACATCATTGTAACACCATTTGATGCTGTGTTTGGCAATTTTTCGCCTTGTTTTTTGTTTTCTGTTTTCACAGCTGTATTTGTGTCTTTCTTTGTTTCTTTTGCAGTTGTTTGAGTTTTAGTTTGTTCTTGCTTTTTGTTTTCTTGTTTAGCAGGTTCCTGTTT
This Bacillus mycoides DNA region includes the following protein-coding sequences:
- a CDS encoding MDR family MFS transporter; translated protein: MNMTTKSPASGKVDTSNMKHTPILIALLLGAMVALLNETLLGNALTVLMKEFDVTASTIQWLSTAYMLVVGVLVPITALLQQWLTTRQMFLIAMVTFLVGTLIAGFAPTFSVLLVGRIVQAVATGLISPLLMNTILIICPPEKRGATMGLIALVMMSAPAIGPTLSGVIVDSLNWRWLFYFVVPIVIISIVIGMKYIQNVSELTRPKVDYPSILLSTLGFGGIVYSFSASGDLGWSDPKVYGVLIVGLISLCIFVVRQLKIDNPILELRAFKVPMFTISVGLIVIVMMSLFSTMTLLPMFLQTVLLVTAFKSGIIMLPGSIISAIMGPIAGKLFDKFSPKVVIVPGIVLVGIAMFLFKGITPDTSMVQIIIMHSVLMVGLMFVMTAQTYGLNQLTPDLYPHGTALFNTLQQVAGAIGTAIFISKMSSGTTQYMESSANPMDLVEKLNGLTSGFQGAFTLGLIFIVVAFIVSLFLKEEKKGVEAAGVLQNEN
- a CDS encoding class D sortase codes for the protein MKINQWIGLCLFIVGISIFSYCFIEWYSARSSAESLASSEIKKYETQTPITAPPEDKNDTIETPQTHEEIVQIPSSEVNHQLGQKVAYLIIPKIQKKYSIYWGADDKVLKKGVGMFVSELTTAPSGNGHTVLSGHRDTVFTELDQLKENDQLIVEYENNTYTYNINKHWITDAEDRTVIVEKDTPTLTLTTCYPFNYIGDAPDRYIIEASLVPKT